Within Vicia villosa cultivar HV-30 ecotype Madison, WI linkage group LG1, Vvil1.0, whole genome shotgun sequence, the genomic segment ATAGACGGTCAAATTAATTTGTTTGAATAATACTCAATTTTATGATCAATGTCATCCTTCTGCAACCACACAGGGCCAAGACCACCACAAATATCAGGAGGCTTGATGATTAGAGAGAATTCCTCAACTATAACCTTTTCATAAACATAATATTCTTTTCCTACCTTCTCCAATAGTTGGTTCTAAAGTAATGTGATCAATGGTTCGTCATTTTCATTCATGATGTCCGTTCAAGGATTCAGATCCTCCAAGATAATGCATCACAAATTCTCACTCTTGTGACTAAAGAGTCTCATTCGCACTAAGGTTAAGTTTGAGAGTTTGAAAAGGAAGGAATGAAACAACTTTGAAAAAATAGTAGGATTAGATtgaaaaaattaaatgattttggTTGAAAGGGTTTTAGAGGATTTGCTTTTTTTCATTTCACCAAAAACTCCATGACACGTAGAACTATCAAAATTTGTATTGAACGAgagttttgaagaattttaaaGGACTTACatgaattttcaaaatatttgttatagtattcacaaaattaaaaatatagtaatgatatAGACTCTATTATCaatttatacaaatatttttttaaaaattcattttcGGAAGTCTTCCattcccctctcctcccctccaaactccaaAATATAGCCTAAGATACATAGACTTCGATCATAATCCCCTCAACTGATCGTGGAACCAAATTAGATCGCAAATTTTCAACTGATTAGAAGATGAACTGTACGAACAGAAATGTGTGATGCAgtgtagaaaatatattttgtgtTTTATCGAACAAGTGCACAAATGTGTGAATTCTTGACTCTTGTTGTTCTTGTCGTATGACGTTGCACCAAAAAATGGTTCACTACATTCTGATAAGGTAATTTTGGATTTGTTTATCTAGATGATGATAAATCATGTACTATCACTAAAATGAAACAAACTAAAATTTTCATGGATGGTGGTGGCGTGCTAATATTGAACGATgtcatatattttaaaattaaggaAGAACTTGATTTCCCTAAATAACCTACACGAAAATAGTTTCCCCTACATGTGTGATGGGATGATCGAATTTCATAAGAGAAATTTACTGAAGGGTTTCATAGTTGCAAGATGGATTTGTGTAAGTATTATGTACTTAAAAAACAGTGTCACGTTCAGTTCAAGACTGGAAAGTACAAAATAGAGGGAATTTTAAAGTATGTGCATTATGATGGGTGGGGGGGGTCTACCAAAGAGGTTTCCATGGGTGATTCCAAGTATTTTGTAACTTTCGCAAACTATTTTATTAAGGTTTGAGTGTATTTCTTGAATTTAAAATCTGAAGTCTTTACCAAATTCAAAATGCAAAGGTAAAGAATCAAACAGGCAGAAAAATCAAGTACTTATAGTCTGATAATGAGACATAATACACTAATTTGAATTTCAAGAGGTTTTATGAAGAATACAATATTCAAAGACATTTCTCAATTTGTAAGATAACACGACAAAATGGTGTGGCAGAGATAATTAATAGGTATATAACTAAAAAGGCAAGATGTCTCTTGTTAAATGTTGAACTATCATGATTTATGGGAAGAGGAAATTAACATGGCGTGTTATCTTATCAGCAAGTCACCACAAGCTTCATTGGAAAGAATTGTGGTAGAGGAGTAATGAAAAATTAATCCGGTTGATCTTCATAATTTAAGGATGTTTTAGTGTCCAACGTGTATTCTGATGGATTTGGGCTTGAAGCTGGATCAGGAATTGAATGAGGAGTGCGctgttcaaaaatcaaatctaatcttgCAATTTTCACCTCTTTTAATCGATTGATCTTTTAATCGATTGAATCTATCAATTGTATATCTTGATTTTTCAATTTTTGATGAGGTCTTCATCAATGCAcagatttgatttttcttttacaTCACATTCTTAACAAGTTTACTAACATGAAAAATTAATGCATGAAAGagtatcattttttttttttggtaactgAAAGAGTatcattatgtatatttaaactACTACACTCTTAAATCAATAGTTACACCCTTAATCTTGAAATATTATTGAAACAACAAAGTGTTCCTCAAGCCTCATAAGTATTTAATCTTGAGCCTCATTAAGGTATACAACAAACATAACATTGTAACAATGAAATAAACAATacaataaatacaaaaaaaatcccTCAAACATGATTAACATAATTGCAGTTCACTCTGATTTCACCTTCATTAGGCCTAGTCAAAACTTGAACATTCCCAAGCTTCACCATTGACACAGAAAATTGACTATCAAAAAGAAAAGGCTGTGTTGCAAATGCCTCCACAAAAGGACCTGTCCTTTTATCTGAAAACAACAATTGATCTGTTGACAACAAACCAACTTTCCTCACAAGATTCTTGTAATACATTGTGTCAAAAGTCCTTGGTGTTATAACATCAAGATGCACCAAATCCAAATCCTTTTTACATCTTTTCCTTAACAActtcaagtaataggcactaagTGAAGGATCAGGTTTACCTGTTCCATTGAAATTGTAAATCCTATTCATAATCGAATAACAAGTGCTTCTACCGATTGTGTGTGAGCCGGAAAGAGTAACCAAATCAAGCATGTCAAGTCCTCTTTCTTGAAAAAATGCAAGTAAGCCTGTTATGTTTTCATGTCCTTGTGGAACCAAATTTGCTTCTTTTGTTAACGAGATTTTTCCGTCTTTTCGGCCGAATGGAACTTCCCAAAATGGTCCTCCTGCTAAAATTGTTGCATCTCTTGCAGCAGCAGTTAGAATGTCAGCACAAGAAACTGTTCTTGGACATCTTTTCTCTAGCTCAGTCTTGATTTCATCAATCATTTGGAAACCTCTCAAGGTTCTACTCTCAAATGCAGTTCTCTCACTCCCTTTGTGGTTAAGCAATATTGATGCATCACATCCCTGCATCGTATAAAAAACTATGAAACACAGACACCAGATACACCACACAGACACCAGAAACACGTCACTAACACTGATAGTAAAATTTAAAAAGAGATTAAGGTATGTGATTACTTACTCGAACGGCGCAATCATGGAAATGCAAACGGATGATGGAAGGTGCCAAAGTAGGGTCCTTGTTAACCCAAGCAGCAACTTTTTGTGAGATAATGCCTTCAGCATCTGGACATGTTGAATGATAGTGACTGATAGAAAGCAAAGCTTCAGCAGGTACTAAAGGTTTCAAAGATTTTTTTGGTGATGAAAAACCATGGACATTGGTGCTTAATTCCAAGATGAACACAAAAAGGAACAATGAAAGGTTGATGAGCTTCATGTTGTTTGTAATGTTTGGTGCATTGTGAGAATGTCATGCACGTATTTAAGGTAGAGAATTTTTGTGATGA encodes:
- the LOC131599529 gene encoding peroxidase 7-like — protein: MKLINLSLFLFVFILELSTNVHGFSSPKKSLKPLVPAEALLSISHYHSTCPDAEGIISQKVAAWVNKDPTLAPSIIRLHFHDCAVRGCDASILLNHKGSERTAFESRTLRGFQMIDEIKTELEKRCPRTVSCADILTAAARDATILAGGPFWEVPFGRKDGKISLTKEANLVPQGHENITGLLAFFQERGLDMLDLVTLSGSHTIGRSTCYSIMNRIYNFNGTGKPDPSLSAYYLKLLRKRCKKDLDLVHLDVITPRTFDTMYYKNLVRKVGLLSTDQLLFSDKRTGPFVEAFATQPFLFDSQFSVSMVKLGNVQVLTRPNEGEIRVNCNYVNHV